The Megalobrama amblycephala isolate DHTTF-2021 linkage group LG16, ASM1881202v1, whole genome shotgun sequence genome includes the window ATGTGAGAAGTGAGAGTCTCCTTCTCCTGTCTTGATCCACTTTTGAATCCATTGTCTCTTCAATCACTGCAAAGTGTCCACATCCTGAGGCAGCTAAGCAAGCCCTAAACCACGATGCTCCTTCCACCATGCTTCACATTTGTTATTGATGAACAGTGCTATTTTTAAAGTCTTAACTGTCCACAGAGAGAAAATTCAGAACACAGAAGTTCAGTTAATTTTCCTGCCCTGTCAATGATCACTTAATGTCTTgaataacattatgaaaactgttTGTGTGTAGTCATATTGTGTTTGTctataattatgaaaaaaaaaaaaaaaaaaatgtttttggtaaGAGTATGGCCTTTTTGCCACTTGTTGCTAAAGTTCACACTTTTAGAAGGTTTTACAAAATGACAATACATTGATAATAGTATAGGTTAACAAAGCCTAAATGGATATGCTTTGCATATATGCTTTATGTATGTTACGATAGCTTATTTTCAATTTGTAATATCCATTCATTTATAATAGCAattcacttatttaaaaaaggcAAAACCATTCCATTCTTtataaacttttgaaatgtttgccTTATTTCTTTTGTTCTCCATCCATAGAttattgggttaaaacaacttggAAACAGAATGTATATGATGCTCATAAATATACGGTTGCTGGGAGAAACATTATTTCTTATTCTGTATGACAAAAATGCAATCAAGGCAGAAGTCAAACTAAGTGTCATAACAATGATGTGAGTAATGCAGGTATTAATGGCCTTCAAATGAGCCTTACCAGATCTAAACACAGAGGTGAAAATCACAACATAAGAAACAGTAATGAGAATAAAGTCTGCAGTTGGGATCAGAAAAGCAGACACAAGTCCTACAATATTATTAACAGATATATCTTCACATGCTAACTGAACTAATGCCATGTGCTCACATAAACAGTGATCAATAGTATTTCTACAGAAAGACAGTTTTCCTGCTAGAGAGACCATGATGACAATCAGGAATCCATTTCTGATTAAGGGAagaaaaacaaattttaaaaaattactaaTTTCCATGTATTTATGATAATAAAGAGGTTTGCAAATTGCAAAGTAACGATCCAGTGCCATCCACAAAAGCAAAGTTGACTGTAATGTTCCAACAAAATGAATACCAAACATTTGTATCAAACAACCAGTCAGAGATATCCCACTccaattaaataaaaagctaAGAAGCATGTTAGGTACAAAAAATACTGGCAAGATCAAGTCTAACACTGCCATAACACCTATTAGTACATACATAGGAGAATGCAAAGACTTTTgtgattttattaaatatatgagaATAGAATTTGCTGTGATAGACAATAAAAACATCAGGAAGAAAGGGATAAATAAAAAAGGCCTCCATTCTCCTAAGCTGTAGAAACCAATCAGTTTAAAGTCTGTGAAAGAAATATTTTCTGCAGAAATATCCTTCATGATGAATAAAACTCTTTCACACACAGTATTCTACAAATGATGCTGCTAAAACTGAGGTAACAAATATAATACTGTGCAGTGAAGCCAAATCATTGTTAATGCCACTGCTAATCCCAAAAAATGACACAATGCCTCTGATAAAATGCCTTGTCTTATACTTTAGAGAGAAATAAAAGCTTGGCACATTTCATGGGCTCTAAATATACTGTCTTATGCTCCCTTGAGTCTGTGAGCTACTCCCGTAGAGGAATGAAGCTCATTTCATTTTACTAAAATTGACATACACATTAAAAGTGACATATTTAAGGTGACAGTTAAGTACAAATTTTACTGCAATTATGGATGGGTGTGCTACAAATAATGCGAAGTTCAGGCAGTAGCCTAACGGGGAATTATGATAATAAAGTGACATtcatatttctttatatttatttttattatcattacaaattttattatataaacagaaACACTACACATCAGTTAAAAACTGTGGTGCATGTAACTGTGGGACatgtatgtcatgtatttaacaCTGTACATTAACATTACATTGAAGGTTGAAATAGCCTGTGTGACCTTCTGTACCTCGGCTGCATGATTGTGCTAATTTAATGTCCTGATTTAATGTGCTGTGTAACGTCATTTTTCCTTTGTGACCTTTGTGTCTTTAGGAATTCCAAAATGGCCCTTGGAGGGGGTTGGGAATGGAAAGCAAATGTcgttgttcattttaaaatatctttggatATTTTCAATCTTACACAACCTAGTTGAACACCACTTAGCAGGGGCATCAACAACTGTAGTAATAGTGACATGACATATTTGTAACCACCTACAACGTCAGTTCACGTTGTAGACATGGGGCCACATCGTGATGCGAGCGAGGAGACATTCCAAGCACAGAACTGACCAGAGTGCCCAGCGAGAGGTGATCAGTCTCCTTGTGCCACTAGAAATTCTCATCGACAGTGCATTATGAATGAATATGAAGGTGTCATGCCGTTAtagcagtatatttaaaaaagggAGGGCATACAGTTGCCGTCCAAGTACTCTTGCAAGGCCACTGACGGGGCTGTCGGACCATAAAGAGATACGTTTCAGGCACACTGATATAATCCAGCTGCACAGCGAAACGATCCTGACACACAGACCATTACTGCTCCTGACACCCACAATGAGCGGGGGACGTGAGAGATGATAGTCTCGCTGTCTTCATCATGTTAGTGAGAGCATAGCAAAACACTCTGCCAAAGCCACAGCCATCAGCCTGAGAGCTTCCTGAGAACAC containing:
- the LOC125249595 gene encoding olfactory receptor 52K1-like; this encodes MKDISAENISFTDFKLIGFYSLGEWRPFLFIPFFLMFLLSITANSILIYLIKSQKSLHSPMYVLIGVMAVLDLILPVFFVPNMLLSFLFNWSGISLTGCLIQMFGIHFVGTLQSTLLLWMALDRYFAICKPLYYHKYMEISNFLKFVFLPLIRNGFLIVIMVSLAGKLSFCRNTIDHCLCEHMALVQLACEDISVNNIVGLVSAFLIPTADFILITVSYVVIFTSVFRSGKAHLKAINTCITHIIVMTLSLTSALIAFLSYRIRNNVSPSNRIFMSIIYILFPSCFNPIIYGWRTKEIRQTFQKFIKNGMVLPFLNK